One window of the Spirochaetota bacterium genome contains the following:
- a CDS encoding winged helix-turn-helix transcriptional regulator — protein MWDDLSPKQSRTLEFIIEYIKKHSYPPTYHEIAKNQRISIKSVSQRLNQLKRKGYIEIRKNIPRGIVLTDKTGVSLCKTVSLKIYRKVDKFKKNFKLGDLERTISLSTNIFPRDDISEEKTFLLKIHNGTNVENYLGFDMSNNDIIVIQKETSINENDKVVSIYDNKIVIGRVTKIEDFFVIQAKRGVIPIGGSNAVIVGKILSIIKFV, from the coding sequence ATGTGGGACGACCTATCACCAAAACAATCAAGAACTCTTGAGTTCATAATTGAATACATAAAGAAGCATTCCTATCCACCCACATACCATGAAATTGCTAAAAATCAAAGGATTAGCATAAAAAGTGTATCTCAAAGACTAAATCAACTCAAACGAAAAGGCTACATTGAGATAAGGAAGAATATTCCTAGAGGTATAGTCTTAACAGATAAGACTGGAGTGAGTTTATGTAAAACTGTATCTTTGAAAATATACAGAAAAGTTGATAAATTTAAGAAAAACTTTAAACTAGGAGATCTTGAAAGAACAATATCTCTATCTACCAATATTTTTCCAAGAGATGACATATCTGAAGAAAAAACATTCTTACTCAAGATACATAATGGAACAAATGTAGAGAACTATCTAGGTTTTGATATGTCAAATAATGACATTATAGTAATTCAAAAAGAAACCAGTATCAACGAAAATGATAAAGTAGTCTCTATTTACGACAACAAGATAGTGATTGGTAGAGTAACAAAGATAGAAGATTTCTTTGTCATACAAGCAAAACGAGGTGTGATACCAATTGGTGGCAGTAATGCTGTTATTGTCGGTAAGATACTGAGTATCATAAAATTTGTCTAG
- the murA gene encoding UDP-N-acetylglucosamine 1-carboxyvinyltransferase, whose amino-acid sequence MYKLVVEGGHRLFGEVDISGSKNAVLPIMSASILVEDDIVIHNVPDLVDVRVMKDLLEKLGKEVSFSNGRMVIKTKTEEPYEAPYEIVKKIRASIAVLGPLLAKRKRARVSFPGGCAIGPRPVDLHIKGMRILGAGVKVEHGYIVAETEGLTGGFVNMMGINGTSVVATENVIMAATLARGTTVIDNAAMEPEVVDLCNFLIKCGAKIKGHGTNTIVVEGVDKLKGCEYEVIPDRIEAGTYILATMMTNGEVVLNNTNHNHLTEPINTFKQMGAKIEVLSESSILVKGSESYEPVNVITLPYPMFPTDLQAPLMAVLTKAKGISVITERVFQNRFAHAAEMNRMGADITIENASAIIRGVPKLYSATVMASDLRGGAGLIVALLGAEGTGELLRLYHVDRGYEKIEDKLTKLGAKVWREKTDLI is encoded by the coding sequence ATGTATAAATTAGTAGTTGAGGGAGGACACAGACTGTTCGGTGAGGTTGATATAAGCGGTTCCAAGAACGCCGTTCTACCTATAATGTCGGCTTCAATATTGGTAGAAGATGATATTGTTATTCACAATGTTCCCGACCTTGTTGATGTAAGGGTAATGAAGGATCTTCTGGAGAAGCTTGGTAAAGAAGTTAGTTTCTCAAACGGAAGGATGGTTATAAAAACTAAAACCGAGGAGCCCTACGAAGCACCGTATGAGATTGTTAAGAAAATAAGAGCATCTATAGCGGTTTTAGGACCACTTCTTGCCAAAAGGAAAAGAGCCAGAGTTTCATTTCCAGGAGGTTGTGCAATAGGTCCTAGACCTGTAGATTTACATATTAAGGGGATGAGAATACTAGGTGCTGGCGTTAAAGTTGAGCATGGTTATATTGTAGCGGAGACTGAAGGACTTACAGGTGGCTTTGTAAATATGATGGGGATTAACGGGACAAGCGTTGTTGCAACTGAGAATGTCATTATGGCAGCGACTCTAGCAAGAGGCACGACTGTTATTGATAATGCAGCAATGGAACCTGAAGTAGTTGATCTATGTAACTTTCTCATAAAGTGTGGCGCAAAAATCAAAGGACACGGAACGAATACGATAGTAGTTGAAGGTGTTGATAAGTTAAAAGGTTGTGAGTATGAAGTAATTCCCGATAGGATTGAGGCTGGAACATACATACTAGCAACTATGATGACAAATGGAGAAGTGGTTTTGAATAATACCAATCACAATCACTTAACAGAACCTATAAATACTTTCAAACAGATGGGAGCAAAGATTGAGGTTCTATCAGAAAGTAGTATATTAGTAAAAGGTTCTGAAAGTTACGAACCTGTGAATGTTATTACTTTACCCTACCCAATGTTTCCAACAGACCTACAAGCACCACTTATGGCGGTTTTGACAAAAGCAAAAGGTATTAGTGTGATAACGGAGAGAGTTTTTCAAAATAGATTTGCTCACGCTGCGGAGATGAATAGAATGGGAGCAGACATCACTATAGAAAATGCTTCTGCAATAATAAGAGGTGTTCCTAAACTTTACTCTGCAACCGTTATGGCTTCAGACTTAAGAGGAGGAGCAGGACTGATAGTAGCACTTCTAGGGGCTGAAGGAACAGGAGAATTGCTTAGACTATACCATGTTGATAGAGGATACGAAAAAATAGAAGATAAACTTACCAAACTAGGTGCTAAAGTTTGGAGGGAAAAAACAGATCTTATATGA
- the rpmE gene encoding 50S ribosomal protein L31 encodes MKKNIHPALKVSKVKCGCGNTIEILSVFEEEHIEVCSNCHPFYTGKKKIVDTGGRVDRFKKKYKVR; translated from the coding sequence ATGAAGAAAAACATTCATCCTGCTCTAAAAGTCTCAAAAGTCAAGTGTGGATGTGGTAATACCATTGAAATATTATCTGTTTTTGAAGAAGAACACATTGAAGTATGTTCAAATTGTCATCCCTTTTACACTGGTAAGAAAAAAATAGTAGATACGGGCGGTAGGGTAGACAGGTTCAAGAAGAAGTATAAAGTTAGATAA
- a CDS encoding ABC transporter permease: MTYFQFVKNRFFSNRLGVVGLSIVVVLILIAVFSPLMANDKPIFCVIDGKVFFPIFIGRTDEIDFSKATIKIMPPIPHNPYTINLSKKLQPPSLEHPLGTDDLGRDVLSRIVYGTTVSISVGVVAVGTAFIIGTTLGLLAGYYRGIVDMIIMRVIEVFMTFPTLFLILTILAFLPPNIYNIMFVIGITGWTGVARLVRGETLRVVNMDFVRISKITGVSDVYILFRHILPNAINPALVSLVFGIAGAVLVESSLSFLGLGVQPPTPSWGNILLQGNQYIDYAWWLAVFPGIAIFITVTSLNLLGEALRDAMDPRVYME, from the coding sequence ATGACGTATTTTCAGTTTGTCAAAAATCGCTTTTTCTCAAATAGGCTGGGTGTTGTAGGATTGAGTATTGTTGTAGTTTTAATTCTCATAGCGGTTTTTTCTCCTCTGATGGCAAATGATAAGCCAATATTCTGTGTAATTGATGGGAAGGTGTTTTTTCCTATTTTCATTGGTAGGACTGATGAAATTGACTTTTCAAAGGCTACTATAAAGATTATGCCTCCTATTCCTCATAATCCTTACACTATAAACTTGAGTAAAAAACTTCAACCGCCATCTTTAGAGCATCCTCTTGGAACGGATGACCTTGGAAGAGATGTATTGTCTAGGATAGTTTATGGAACTACAGTTTCAATATCTGTTGGGGTTGTTGCGGTTGGGACTGCCTTTATTATTGGGACTACTCTTGGACTACTTGCGGGATATTATAGGGGTATAGTTGATATGATAATAATGAGAGTGATAGAAGTTTTCATGACCTTTCCAACGTTATTCCTTATACTCACTATCCTTGCTTTCCTACCACCGAACATATATAACATAATGTTTGTGATAGGTATCACAGGATGGACAGGAGTTGCTAGGCTTGTCAGGGGGGAGACTTTAAGAGTTGTGAATATGGATTTTGTCAGAATATCAAAAATAACAGGTGTTAGCGATGTTTATATTCTTTTTAGACACATTCTACCAAACGCCATAAATCCTGCGCTTGTGTCTTTGGTTTTTGGAATTGCTGGTGCTGTTTTGGTTGAGTCTTCTTTGAGTTTTCTTGGGCTTGGTGTTCAGCCACCTACACCGAGTTGGGGAAACATATTGCTTCAAGGTAATCAATACATTGACTATGCATGGTGGCTTGCCGTTTTTCCGGGTATCGCTATATTCATAACCGTTACGTCTCTCAATCTTCTTGGTGAGGCATTGAGAGATGCTATGGATCCGAGAGTGTATATGGAGTAG
- the murD gene encoding UDP-N-acetylmuramoyl-L-alanine--D-glutamate ligase, with amino-acid sequence MVLGMKNFLILGFTHRTGFNTAKFLSENGCNVYISDKVRDEEKERLIQELRVSAKGEVHNLLGSEDVKLDDIEIIISSPGVPLTNPIIQKANKMGIEVIGDIELFYRLKPNIRYVAITGTDGKTTTTNITYRVLSAYHKNTFIGGNVGIPIFSLYDENIQTLVLEISSFQIDTTKHFRPQVGAITNIAKDHLDRYASFEDYINSKFSLFKNSTSSDVSIVNKSLTKYGQYNTLKTMKVLFSAYVGREGRSEREVYLEGSYICIDGKRLIDTSRIKLIGRHNVENIMVSVAIGVELGVPVEVMEEVIYSFSPLPHRMEFVREIDDVRYINDSKSTTINSMVSAVRSLDNPIILIVGGLDKGMDFGDAVDVIKEKVKFVIAIGSTKDVIEEKLKKSGYQNIYKSQTLEEAVYKAREVAKRGDVVLFSPAYASFDMFKNYEDRGDKFKGIVNSIT; translated from the coding sequence ATGGTTTTGGGAATGAAGAATTTTCTTATTCTTGGTTTTACTCATAGGACGGGTTTCAATACTGCTAAATTCCTATCCGAAAATGGCTGTAATGTCTATATTTCTGACAAAGTAAGAGATGAAGAGAAGGAAAGATTGATACAAGAGTTGAGGGTAAGCGCAAAAGGAGAAGTTCATAACTTACTTGGTAGTGAGGATGTTAAACTTGATGATATTGAAATTATCATCTCAAGTCCTGGTGTTCCACTAACAAATCCAATAATACAGAAGGCTAACAAGATGGGTATTGAAGTGATAGGAGACATAGAACTTTTTTACAGACTTAAACCAAACATCAGATATGTAGCAATCACAGGCACAGACGGTAAGACTACAACAACTAACATAACATACAGAGTTTTGAGTGCTTATCATAAGAACACTTTCATAGGTGGTAATGTAGGAATACCAATTTTCTCACTATATGACGAGAATATTCAAACTCTCGTTCTGGAGATAAGTAGTTTTCAGATTGACACAACAAAGCATTTTAGACCGCAGGTTGGTGCAATAACGAATATAGCAAAAGACCATCTGGATAGATATGCTTCTTTTGAGGATTACATAAACTCAAAATTTTCACTCTTCAAAAATTCAACTTCTAGTGATGTTAGCATAGTAAACAAGTCTCTTACAAAATATGGTCAGTATAATACACTTAAGACTATGAAGGTTCTATTTTCTGCTTATGTAGGTAGGGAGGGTAGGAGTGAGAGAGAAGTTTATCTAGAAGGAAGCTATATTTGTATAGACGGTAAGAGGTTAATTGATACTAGTCGTATTAAACTTATTGGTAGGCATAATGTTGAGAATATAATGGTTTCAGTTGCTATAGGAGTTGAGTTAGGAGTACCAGTTGAGGTTATGGAGGAAGTTATATACTCCTTTTCTCCTCTTCCTCACAGGATGGAGTTTGTGAGAGAGATTGATGACGTGAGGTACATAAATGACTCAAAATCAACTACGATAAACTCCATGGTCAGTGCCGTTAGAAGTTTGGATAATCCTATAATACTCATAGTTGGTGGTCTTGACAAGGGAATGGACTTTGGGGATGCTGTTGATGTGATAAAGGAGAAAGTTAAGTTTGTTATTGCAATAGGTAGCACGAAGGATGTAATTGAAGAAAAGTTAAAGAAGTCTGGATACCAAAACATCTACAAGTCTCAAACTCTTGAAGAGGCTGTTTATAAAGCAAGGGAAGTAGCAAAAAGAGGTGATGTTGTTTTGTTTTCTCCTGCTTATGCAAGTTTTGATATGTTTAAAAACTACGAGGATAGGGGTGATAAGTTTAAGGGTATAGTGAATAGTATCACCTAG
- a CDS encoding type II secretion system protein GspG, producing the protein MLITLGSERAFSLIEILIVLAIIGILLTIAIPNLFRAEEATRKRATEIEMKGIIASMYSYRLSTYSLPRSLKTLVDEGYIKSNAMYDEWNTEYSFQVSGNKVVIKSAGPDKKFGTRDDIVVEEVF; encoded by the coding sequence ATGCTTATCACTTTAGGAAGCGAAAGAGCGTTTTCTCTGATAGAGATTTTGATCGTTCTTGCGATAATTGGAATACTGCTAACGATTGCGATACCAAACCTTTTTAGAGCCGAAGAAGCAACACGAAAGCGAGCAACAGAAATTGAGATGAAAGGTATAATAGCATCAATGTATAGTTATAGACTATCAACCTATTCTCTACCAAGAAGTCTGAAAACTCTCGTTGATGAAGGATACATAAAGTCAAACGCAATGTATGACGAATGGAACACAGAGTATTCTTTTCAAGTTTCTGGCAACAAGGTAGTTATAAAGAGTGCAGGGCCTGATAAGAAGTTTGGAACGAGAGATGACATAGTAGTCGAAGAAGTGTTTTAG
- a CDS encoding PEP-utilizing enzyme, which yields MNGIYFFSQEGFRTRPTDISKIGVRGERILELVDLKLPIPPGLLIDSDRVKSLDTKSINFILENVKDISKITGRKLGDPSAPLFLKLVVSPDLKLVKFPGVRFIGINDDTFDLLKEKIDEKFAYIAYCSFLEEMARFGAEYRPDVFTSLPEPDDLKSLSLDELKQRYEDDKKGIEKNIPSDLEERIAYVLQQMSAIAKINTDVDMGVLLQDMVLGNYSETSFTGYFYTRNIVNGEPRIQGKAFLREYFIREDDKGIDITEVEKDYLEELQSFARALEERYKEIRYVMVVKETGKLWVIEQDTVQNRSSQADIKLYMDLLKKGIIDEKFIIDRINPGHLVELLHKTIDIEWIKNNKVKYVSGGIAGSPGVATGRVFFSTERLMDEYNRALKMGLDTRLILVMPATYAEDVKAIEVGQGVLTTEGGYASHAPVVARSLGKVSLVNPKINLGPNYFEVDGIRVNEGDYITLEVPFYDAPKIYFGEVKTIEPDFDKNGLLDFLKIVDKYITPDFVVRANADQPREAMLSRKLGAKGIGLCRTEHMFFAKERLPIFQELIISDSYEKRKEILDQLKEFQKKDFMDLFVAMSGEPVTIRLLDAPLHEFLPHNDKELDEFYDFLKSKKYKISKEKLAEICNLKREVNPMLGHRGVRVAITYPEIYEMQASAIAEAAIEVKKNGFDPIPEIMIPVVMNYRELSFTIYGKYMEGRRVRGIKEIVEDIIKDSGLNIKVKYGSMIEIPSAALHSDKIAMFAEFVSYGTNDLTQTTYGLSRDDISSFLPDYTEMDILDDNPFKVLGEEVAELITISVHRARMVRPDIKIGLCGEHGADPVNIEFLKNVGLDYVSVSPYSIPLAKLAIAKINALKQ from the coding sequence ATGAATGGAATATATTTCTTTAGTCAAGAAGGTTTTAGAACAAGACCTACGGATATATCAAAAATAGGGGTTAGAGGTGAGAGAATACTTGAACTTGTAGATTTAAAACTTCCTATACCTCCGGGGTTATTGATAGATAGCGATAGAGTTAAGTCGCTTGACACAAAATCAATCAACTTCATACTTGAAAATGTTAAGGATATTTCTAAAATAACTGGGCGGAAGTTAGGAGATCCTAGCGCTCCTCTGTTTCTGAAACTTGTTGTTAGTCCAGACCTTAAACTTGTTAAGTTTCCGGGAGTAAGGTTCATAGGAATAAATGATGATACCTTTGATCTACTCAAAGAGAAGATAGATGAGAAATTTGCCTATATAGCATACTGTTCTTTTCTTGAGGAAATGGCTAGGTTTGGTGCGGAGTATAGGCCTGACGTATTTACATCACTACCGGAGCCCGATGACCTTAAGTCGCTATCTTTAGATGAACTGAAACAAAGGTATGAGGATGACAAGAAAGGAATTGAGAAGAATATTCCTAGCGATCTAGAGGAGAGGATTGCTTATGTGTTGCAGCAGATGTCTGCTATCGCTAAAATCAACACTGATGTTGATATGGGTGTTCTACTACAGGATATGGTTCTAGGCAACTACTCTGAGACATCATTTACGGGGTACTTCTATACTAGAAACATTGTGAATGGTGAGCCAAGGATACAGGGTAAAGCGTTCCTCCGTGAATACTTCATAAGAGAGGATGATAAGGGAATTGATATTACAGAGGTTGAAAAAGATTATCTTGAAGAACTTCAAAGTTTTGCTAGAGCACTAGAAGAGAGATATAAGGAGATAAGGTATGTAATGGTTGTGAAAGAGACTGGAAAGTTATGGGTTATAGAGCAGGATACTGTTCAAAATAGGTCTTCACAGGCAGACATAAAACTTTATATGGATTTACTCAAAAAAGGTATAATTGACGAGAAGTTCATAATTGATAGGATAAATCCAGGGCATCTGGTAGAATTACTACATAAAACAATAGATATTGAATGGATAAAGAACAATAAAGTCAAGTATGTATCTGGTGGTATAGCGGGTTCTCCTGGTGTTGCGACGGGTAGAGTATTCTTCTCAACGGAGAGACTTATGGATGAATACAATAGAGCACTGAAGATGGGATTAGATACTAGACTGATACTTGTTATGCCAGCGACATACGCTGAGGATGTTAAGGCTATAGAAGTTGGTCAAGGTGTTCTTACTACCGAAGGTGGATACGCATCTCATGCACCTGTGGTTGCGAGATCGCTAGGGAAGGTAAGTCTTGTAAATCCTAAAATAAATTTAGGTCCAAACTACTTTGAGGTTGATGGTATAAGAGTTAATGAAGGAGATTATATAACATTAGAAGTTCCATTCTACGACGCACCAAAGATATACTTTGGTGAGGTAAAAACTATAGAACCAGACTTTGACAAAAACGGGTTGCTTGACTTCCTTAAGATAGTTGATAAATACATAACTCCAGACTTTGTTGTTAGGGCAAATGCAGACCAACCGAGAGAAGCGATGCTTTCAAGAAAATTAGGTGCAAAAGGTATTGGTCTTTGTAGGACAGAACACATGTTCTTCGCTAAAGAGAGATTACCTATATTCCAAGAACTTATAATTTCGGATAGCTATGAGAAAAGAAAGGAAATACTAGACCAACTAAAGGAGTTTCAGAAGAAAGACTTTATGGATCTGTTTGTAGCGATGAGTGGAGAGCCAGTAACTATAAGACTACTTGATGCACCATTACACGAATTCCTGCCGCATAATGACAAGGAACTGGATGAATTTTATGATTTTTTGAAGTCTAAGAAATACAAAATATCAAAGGAAAAGTTAGCTGAGATATGTAATCTTAAGAGAGAAGTAAATCCGATGCTAGGGCACAGGGGTGTTAGAGTTGCTATAACTTATCCAGAGATATATGAAATGCAGGCATCTGCTATAGCTGAGGCAGCGATAGAAGTTAAAAAGAATGGATTTGACCCTATACCTGAGATAATGATACCTGTTGTTATGAACTATAGGGAGCTGAGTTTTACGATATATGGTAAGTATATGGAAGGTAGAAGAGTAAGGGGTATAAAGGAGATTGTTGAGGATATTATTAAAGATAGTGGTTTGAACATTAAGGTAAAGTATGGATCAATGATAGAGATACCTTCTGCTGCATTACATTCAGATAAGATTGCTATGTTCGCAGAATTTGTAAGCTATGGAACGAACGATTTAACGCAAACAACCTATGGACTCTCAAGAGATGATATATCTTCGTTCCTGCCTGACTATACTGAGATGGATATACTTGATGATAACCCGTTCAAGGTTCTTGGAGAGGAAGTAGCAGAGCTGATAACTATATCTGTCCATAGAGCTAGAATGGTTAGACCTGATATAAAGATAGGTCTCTGTGGAGAGCATGGGGCAGACCCAGTAAATATTGAGTTTCTCAAGAATGTAGGATTAGATTACGTATCAGTATCTCCTTACAGTATACCATTAGCTAAACTAGCAATAGCCAAAATAAACGCACTGAAACAATAG
- a CDS encoding TIGR00725 family protein — translation MNRKKQVLVIGDSGDFSDRNRVAYEIGKFIARNGWVLITGGRDGVMDWASRGAFEEGGIVIAITPYDTLENATSFATVVIPTGIGFARNYINVLSADIVVVVGGGAGTLSEIAYAWQFNKTIIACSFVEGWSKEVAGKSIDYRQREPVIDAKSLEDVYKYLLLYLSQR, via the coding sequence ATGAACAGAAAGAAGCAAGTTTTGGTTATAGGGGATAGTGGTGATTTTAGCGATAGAAACAGAGTTGCTTACGAGATAGGAAAGTTTATCGCTAGAAACGGCTGGGTTCTGATAACTGGGGGGCGTGATGGAGTTATGGATTGGGCTAGCAGAGGTGCATTTGAGGAAGGAGGTATTGTAATTGCTATAACTCCTTATGATACGCTTGAAAATGCAACAAGTTTCGCTACGGTAGTTATACCTACAGGAATAGGTTTCGCAAGAAATTATATAAATGTTCTATCTGCAGATATTGTTGTTGTCGTAGGTGGTGGTGCTGGAACACTATCTGAAATAGCTTACGCATGGCAATTCAATAAGACCATAATTGCGTGTAGTTTCGTTGAAGGCTGGAGTAAAGAAGTAGCAGGAAAAAGTATTGACTACAGACAAAGAGAACCTGTGATAGACGCAAAGTCACTTGAAGATGTATATAAATACTTACTCCTTTACCTATCTCAAAGGTAA
- a CDS encoding tetratricopeptide repeat protein, with protein sequence MNDIIKLLYSVYDFLKQNWLTLTIVAGVLVVVIVGILIYISIITSEEEELKVKFDVAYFNYINSQRDNQTLEQNFQNFLTTLQEISDTGKNYKIVAIANIILGDIYYNSESRAYDRALSYYSKATNSSSEFLRIVAIYNVAQTLEEMSMFDDALKHYESIYKNYPKSFLAPISIIKSAEINYNLGNLEKARELYSNFTNNYSDSESMMIANLIELVIQQTN encoded by the coding sequence ATGAATGATATAATTAAACTCCTATACTCAGTTTATGACTTCTTGAAACAAAATTGGTTAACACTAACTATAGTCGCCGGTGTATTAGTAGTCGTCATTGTTGGCATTCTAATTTACATCTCCATAATAACATCAGAGGAAGAAGAACTAAAGGTGAAATTTGATGTCGCCTACTTCAATTATATAAATTCTCAAAGAGACAACCAAACATTAGAACAGAACTTTCAGAATTTTTTAACCACATTACAGGAAATATCAGACACTGGTAAAAACTACAAGATTGTCGCAATAGCAAACATAATTCTTGGAGATATTTACTATAACTCTGAAAGTAGAGCGTATGATAGAGCACTATCATACTACTCAAAGGCAACAAATTCAAGTTCAGAGTTTTTGAGGATAGTAGCAATCTACAATGTAGCACAGACACTTGAAGAGATGAGTATGTTTGACGATGCGTTAAAGCACTATGAAAGTATCTACAAAAACTATCCAAAATCCTTTCTAGCACCTATCTCCATAATAAAATCAGCAGAGATAAACTACAATCTCGGAAACCTAGAAAAGGCAAGAGAATTATACTCAAACTTTACAAACAACTATTCCGATTCAGAATCAATGATGATAGCAAACTTAATAGAGTTAGTCATTCAACAAACGAACTAA